In Sphingomonas sp. SORGH_AS_0950, the following are encoded in one genomic region:
- the dinB gene encoding DNA polymerase IV, with the protein MSLQPPAPDPVGDNRKIIHVDMDAFYASVEQRDDPGLRGRPVAVGGSRARGVVAAASYEARGYGVRSAMPSVTALRRCPDLVFVPPRFDVYRSVSQQIRAIFARYTDQIEPLSLDEAYLDVTSDRAGLGSATAIAEAIRAAIREETGLTASAGVSYNKFIAKLASDQNKPDGICIIPPAQGPAFVAALPVKRFHGVGPVTARKMEALGILTGQDLRERPLDVLQRHFGSYADYLHGAARGIDHRPVRAHREAKSVGAERTFENDLTERDALRAALERVVEAAWVRIERSGVAGRTVTMKLRYSDFRTITRARSTGHPITERAQFLAIGLDLLDQQLPLAGGVRLLGLTLSGLNAAHGGGDGPSQAELPL; encoded by the coding sequence GTGTCGCTCCAGCCCCCTGCCCCCGACCCCGTCGGCGACAACCGCAAGATCATCCATGTGGATATGGACGCCTTCTATGCGTCGGTCGAACAGCGAGACGATCCCGGTCTGCGTGGACGGCCGGTCGCCGTGGGGGGATCGCGCGCGCGGGGCGTGGTGGCGGCGGCCAGTTACGAGGCGCGGGGCTATGGCGTCCGGTCCGCGATGCCGTCGGTCACCGCGCTGCGCCGCTGTCCCGACCTGGTGTTCGTTCCCCCGCGCTTCGACGTATATCGCAGCGTTTCGCAGCAGATCCGGGCGATCTTCGCGCGCTATACCGACCAGATCGAGCCGCTGTCGCTGGACGAGGCCTATCTGGACGTCACCAGCGATCGGGCCGGGCTGGGTTCGGCCACCGCGATCGCCGAGGCGATCCGGGCCGCCATTCGCGAGGAGACCGGGCTGACCGCCTCGGCCGGGGTCAGCTACAACAAGTTCATCGCCAAGCTCGCCTCCGACCAGAACAAGCCCGATGGCATTTGCATCATCCCTCCGGCGCAAGGACCGGCCTTCGTCGCCGCCCTGCCGGTCAAGCGTTTCCACGGCGTCGGTCCGGTCACCGCGCGCAAGATGGAGGCGCTGGGCATCCTCACCGGACAGGATCTGCGCGAGCGGCCGCTGGATGTCCTGCAACGGCATTTCGGCAGCTATGCCGACTATCTGCACGGTGCGGCGCGTGGCATCGACCACCGCCCGGTCCGCGCCCATCGCGAGGCCAAGTCGGTGGGCGCCGAGCGGACCTTCGAGAACGACCTGACCGAACGCGACGCGCTGCGGGCCGCGCTGGAGCGGGTGGTCGAGGCCGCATGGGTCCGGATCGAGCGGAGCGGCGTCGCCGGGCGGACCGTGACGATGAAATTGCGATACAGCGACTTCCGTACCATCACCCGCGCCCGCTCGACCGGCCACCCGATCACCGAGCGAGCGCAATTCCTGGCGATCGGTCTCGACCTTCTCGACCAGCAATTGCCGCTGGCCGGCGGCGTCCGGCTGTTGGGGCTGACGCTGTCGGGCCTCAACGCGGCGCATGGCGGCGGGGATGGGCCGAGCCAGGCCGAACTGCCCTTATAG
- a CDS encoding sensor histidine kinase encodes MRTAIRWLGEWSRRRSLRNTMVAMLTLTGIGGAVAVATFLALVISPSFDRLEQQAIMGYRQRAQTLLADITQRVEEIARDHAGIVPDVFPNHPIQGVAYRTAADGRWKARWRDPGHPDEADAMASALADVLNRRDLSQLLEGRDSNSFYLPLRGRIAAIGIATVTGIVGRPRDYLAVARILTPAHLSHAMHKTARLTGPASGPDRTMFKGTRRMEIAVPVQGLDGRAVGMARFRISREVTLLGRRVLLLATAGSILLLVFTLLMLRRALGWLVLAPLGRVERHMQRVQASGVLSPYHDREGRDDEFGSLGRSFNAMLSQLKDLREQNEIQSFALGRSESAVAVLHNVRNALSPLGAILSHGGDRSPAYDRALIDRALAELAGEDVAPERRTKLVAFIRGALDAEAKAREAVRARIDIGRDAMRQTLEIIGAQQARAHERPPRERCDVTDIIARNATIARYSQAASIHFAFPARPFTVLANRVILSQVVGNLFANAIEAIAATGRDHGAITVTIQSEGGRVTVRIMDDGEGFDPALATKLFRSGFSTRTEKSGGLGLHWCANSTAAMGGSLELHSHGQGLGAVAILVLEAAEETEADADRAV; translated from the coding sequence ATGCGTACCGCGATCCGGTGGTTGGGCGAATGGTCGCGTCGCCGATCGCTGCGCAATACGATGGTCGCGATGCTGACGCTGACCGGGATCGGCGGTGCGGTAGCGGTCGCGACCTTCCTGGCGCTCGTGATCTCACCCAGTTTCGACCGGCTGGAGCAGCAGGCGATCATGGGCTATCGCCAACGGGCGCAGACCCTGTTGGCCGATATCACCCAGCGGGTCGAGGAGATCGCGCGCGATCATGCCGGTATCGTGCCGGATGTGTTTCCCAATCATCCGATCCAGGGTGTGGCCTATCGGACCGCTGCCGATGGGCGGTGGAAGGCACGGTGGCGCGATCCCGGACATCCGGACGAGGCGGACGCCATGGCGTCCGCGCTGGCGGATGTGCTGAACCGCAGGGACCTTTCGCAGCTGCTTGAAGGACGGGATTCCAACAGCTTCTATCTGCCGCTGCGCGGGCGGATCGCCGCCATCGGTATCGCCACCGTCACCGGCATAGTGGGACGACCACGCGACTATCTCGCCGTCGCCCGCATTCTGACCCCCGCCCACCTGTCCCACGCAATGCACAAGACGGCGCGCCTGACCGGCCCCGCATCCGGACCGGACCGGACCATGTTCAAGGGCACGCGGCGCATGGAGATTGCCGTTCCGGTTCAGGGTCTGGATGGTCGCGCGGTCGGCATGGCGCGGTTCCGGATCTCGCGTGAGGTCACGTTGCTTGGCCGTCGGGTTCTCCTGTTGGCGACGGCCGGATCGATCCTGCTCCTGGTCTTCACGCTGCTGATGCTGCGGCGTGCGCTGGGATGGCTGGTGCTGGCACCGCTCGGCCGGGTCGAGCGCCATATGCAGCGGGTCCAGGCGTCGGGCGTCCTTTCTCCCTATCACGACAGGGAGGGGCGCGACGACGAATTCGGTTCGCTCGGCCGCAGTTTCAATGCGATGCTCAGCCAGTTGAAGGACCTGCGCGAACAGAATGAGATACAGAGCTTCGCGCTTGGCCGCTCGGAAAGCGCGGTGGCGGTGCTGCACAATGTCCGCAACGCGCTATCCCCGCTCGGCGCCATCCTCAGCCATGGCGGCGATCGGTCGCCCGCCTATGATCGCGCGCTGATCGACCGGGCCTTGGCGGAACTGGCGGGGGAGGACGTTGCGCCCGAACGCCGGACCAAGCTGGTGGCGTTCATCAGGGGCGCGCTCGATGCCGAGGCCAAGGCGCGCGAGGCGGTGCGGGCACGGATCGATATCGGGCGCGATGCGATGCGTCAGACGCTGGAGATCATCGGGGCGCAACAGGCCAGGGCGCATGAACGCCCTCCACGCGAACGCTGCGACGTCACCGACATCATCGCGCGCAACGCCACCATCGCCCGCTATTCGCAGGCCGCCTCGATCCATTTCGCCTTTCCCGCCCGGCCCTTTACCGTGCTGGCCAATCGGGTGATCCTGAGCCAGGTGGTCGGCAATCTGTTCGCCAATGCGATCGAGGCGATCGCCGCGACCGGGCGCGACCATGGTGCGATCACCGTCACCATCCAATCGGAGGGTGGCCGGGTGACGGTGCGGATCATGGATGACGGGGAAGGCTTCGACCCGGCGCTGGCGACCAAGCTGTTCCGGTCGGGCTTTTCCACCCGGACCGAGAAATCCGGCGGGCTGGGTCTCCACTGGTGCGCCAATTCCACGGCCGCGATGGGTGGATCGCTCGAACTGCATAGCCATGGGCAAGGATTGGGGGCGGTTGCGATCCTGGTCCTCGAGGCCGCTGAGGAGACGGAAGCGGACGCCGACCGGGCCGTGTGA
- a CDS encoding bifunctional diguanylate cyclase/phosphodiesterase, which yields MRILIVDDEPAIHDSYALCFSGQGLAQDAMLDAMAADLFGKPQASDDEGDAVFERHHYRQGQDAVAAVERALADGTPFAVAFIDIRMPPGFDGRETARRIRALDPDIHLVIVTGYSDFSPVEISKVAGPADKIFYIAKPFEVAEIWQTALALCRRWQNERELAATRVLLAAQVAALEEKTAELEANESRAMHLALHDALTDAPNRVAFLRALDERGRRGGRFVTAMLDLDRFKLVNDTLGHLAGDELIREVYATLNQAAPTGALIARLGGDEFGILFDSAHHEVAVAACERIVTACATTFSILGHSVRCGASCGLVVRQGGTDGDSIDLIRQADMALNEAKRAGRGVVRLFDAQMDDGIRLRRGVEAGLTQALARDELTLAFQPIVGRADLDIVGFEALVRWDTVEHGAVSPTIFIPIAEESNLIHELGDWVLDHALAELRHWPDQYVSVNFSPIQFRRSHFVAHILDSVQRAGVAPGRVQIEITETAIFDDAERAAETLCELRDLGFRIALDDFGTGYSSLYNIRKFALDCLKIDRSFIDGMGRERESDAIVHSIIHLGRALGLGVIAEGVETEAQAQALRVAGASHLQGYLFSHPIPAEQARALAVQRYMSLDGMPPTQPPMAGVQG from the coding sequence ATGCGCATACTGATCGTCGACGACGAACCGGCAATCCACGACAGCTATGCATTGTGCTTTTCCGGCCAGGGTCTGGCGCAGGACGCGATGCTCGACGCCATGGCCGCCGACCTGTTCGGCAAGCCCCAAGCATCGGATGACGAAGGCGATGCGGTGTTCGAGCGTCACCATTATCGCCAGGGCCAGGATGCCGTCGCGGCGGTCGAGCGGGCGCTGGCCGACGGCACGCCCTTTGCCGTCGCCTTCATCGACATCCGGATGCCGCCGGGGTTCGACGGACGCGAGACGGCACGGCGGATCCGGGCGCTGGACCCCGATATTCATCTGGTGATCGTCACCGGCTATTCCGACTTTTCGCCGGTCGAGATCAGCAAGGTCGCCGGGCCCGCCGACAAGATCTTCTATATCGCCAAGCCGTTCGAGGTCGCCGAGATCTGGCAGACCGCGCTGGCGCTGTGCCGTCGCTGGCAGAATGAGCGCGAGCTGGCGGCGACGCGGGTTCTGCTGGCCGCGCAGGTCGCCGCGCTGGAGGAAAAGACCGCCGAGCTGGAGGCCAATGAGAGCCGCGCCATGCATCTGGCGCTGCATGATGCCTTGACCGACGCGCCCAATCGCGTCGCCTTTCTGCGCGCGCTGGACGAGCGGGGTCGCCGGGGCGGCCGGTTCGTGACGGCGATGCTGGACCTCGACCGGTTCAAGCTGGTCAACGACACACTCGGCCATCTGGCGGGCGACGAACTGATCCGCGAGGTGTATGCCACGCTGAACCAGGCCGCACCCACCGGTGCGCTGATCGCGCGGCTGGGCGGCGACGAGTTCGGCATCCTGTTCGACAGCGCGCATCATGAGGTGGCCGTCGCCGCGTGCGAGCGGATCGTGACCGCCTGTGCGACCACCTTCAGCATATTGGGGCATTCGGTGCGCTGCGGCGCGTCATGCGGACTGGTGGTTCGGCAGGGCGGCACCGATGGCGATTCGATCGACCTGATCCGCCAGGCGGACATGGCGCTGAACGAGGCCAAGCGCGCCGGGCGCGGCGTCGTCCGGCTGTTCGATGCGCAGATGGACGACGGCATTCGCCTGCGTCGCGGTGTCGAGGCCGGGCTGACTCAGGCGCTCGCCCGTGACGAGCTGACCCTGGCCTTCCAGCCGATCGTCGGGCGCGCCGATCTCGACATTGTCGGGTTCGAGGCGCTGGTCCGGTGGGACACCGTCGAACATGGCGCGGTCAGCCCAACCATCTTCATCCCCATCGCCGAGGAGAGCAATCTCATTCACGAACTGGGCGACTGGGTGCTCGACCATGCGCTGGCCGAGTTGCGCCACTGGCCCGATCAATATGTTTCGGTCAATTTCAGCCCGATCCAGTTCCGCCGTTCGCATTTCGTCGCGCATATCCTCGACAGCGTGCAGAGGGCGGGGGTCGCCCCCGGCCGGGTCCAGATCGAGATTACCGAGACGGCGATCTTCGACGATGCCGAGCGCGCGGCCGAGACGCTGTGCGAACTGCGCGACCTGGGCTTCCGCATCGCTCTCGACGATTTCGGCACGGGTTATTCCAGCCTGTACAATATCCGCAAATTCGCGCTCGACTGTCTGAAGATCGATCGCAGCTTCATCGACGGCATGGGGCGTGAGCGCGAGTCCGACGCGATCGTCCACTCGATCATCCATCTCGGCCGCGCCCTTGGGTTGGGCGTGATCGCCGAGGGGGTCGAAACCGAGGCGCAGGCCCAGGCGCTGCGCGTCGCAGGGGCCAGTCACCTGCAGGGGTATCTCTTCTCCCACCCGATTCCCGCCGAACAGGCGCGGGCGCTGGCGGTGCAGCGTTACATGTCGCTGGACGGTATGCCGCCTACGCAACCCCCGATGGCCGGCGTGCAAGGCTGA